In a genomic window of Streptococcus mitis NCTC 12261:
- the atpB gene encoding F0F1 ATP synthase subunit A → MEESINPTINIGPVTFNLTIVVLTLLTVALIFGFIYWATRNMTLRPTGKQNVLEYLFDFVVGFTKSNLGPMIKDYSLFYFCLFLFMAIANNIGLMARIQTTDGVNLWTSPTANLSFDLVLSFTIILMTHVEGIRRRGIKKYLKAFVTPGFMTPMNLLEEVTNLLSLALRVFGNIFAGEVMASMLVLLSHQAFYWYPIAFGTNLIWTAFSVFISCVQAYVFTLLSSMYLGNKINDEE, encoded by the coding sequence ATGGAAGAAAGTATTAATCCAACCATCAATATTGGTCCTGTTACCTTTAATTTAACCATAGTAGTTTTGACTTTGTTGACTGTAGCACTTATTTTTGGCTTTATTTATTGGGCAACTCGAAATATGACTTTGAGACCCACAGGAAAACAAAATGTATTAGAGTATTTATTTGATTTTGTTGTTGGATTTACAAAATCAAACCTTGGTCCAATGATAAAGGATTATTCTCTCTTTTATTTCTGTTTATTCCTATTTATGGCCATTGCAAATAATATTGGCTTAATGGCTAGAATTCAGACTACAGATGGTGTAAATCTTTGGACCTCACCAACAGCAAATTTGTCATTTGACTTGGTCTTGTCTTTTACAATTATCTTAATGACCCACGTAGAAGGAATTCGTCGTCGTGGAATCAAAAAGTATTTAAAAGCATTTGTAACACCAGGTTTTATGACACCAATGAATCTCTTAGAAGAAGTTACCAATCTCCTTTCACTTGCATTGCGGGTATTTGGTAATATCTTTGCAGGGGAAGTGATGGCAAGTATGTTAGTCCTACTTTCTCATCAGGCCTTCTATTGGTATCCTATTGCTTTTGGAACAAATCTAATCTGGACTGCATTTTCTGTTTTTATTTCTTGTGTACAAGCATATGTATTTACATTGTTATCTTCAATGTACCTAGGAAATAAAATTAATGATGAAGAATAG
- a CDS encoding F0F1 ATP synthase subunit C, giving the protein MNLTFFGLCLACMGVSLGEGLLMNGLLKSVARQPDIISELRSLMILGVAFIEGTFFVTLVFSFIIK; this is encoded by the coding sequence ATGAATTTAACATTTTTCGGTCTATGTCTTGCCTGTATGGGTGTATCTCTTGGTGAAGGTTTGTTGATGAACGGTTTGTTGAAATCAGTTGCTCGCCAACCAGATATCATCTCAGAACTACGTAGTTTGATGATCCTAGGGGTTGCCTTTATTGAAGGTACTTTCTTCGTTACTCTTGTCTTTTCATTTATCATCAAATAA
- the atpF gene encoding F0F1 ATP synthase subunit B yields MNVTVGELLGDFILIAGSFILLLVLVKKYAWSNLTSIFEQRAEKIAADIDGAEQARQKAEVLAQKREDELAGSRKEAKTIIENAKETAEKSKASILADAKLEAGRLKEKANQEIAQNKAEALQSVKGEVADLTISLAGKIISQNLDGHAHKELIDQYIDQLGEA; encoded by the coding sequence ATGAATGTAACAGTAGGTGAATTACTTGGTGATTTTATACTAATCGCTGGTTCCTTTATTCTCTTGCTAGTCTTGGTTAAGAAATACGCTTGGTCAAATTTGACTAGCATTTTCGAACAAAGAGCAGAAAAAATTGCAGCAGATATTGACGGAGCTGAACAAGCACGTCAAAAAGCAGAAGTATTGGCTCAGAAACGCGAAGATGAATTGGCTGGTAGCCGTAAAGAAGCTAAGACAATCATTGAGAATGCGAAAGAAACAGCTGAGAAAAGCAAAGCTAGTATTTTAGCAGATGCTAAGCTAGAAGCAGGACGCTTGAAAGAAAAAGCGAACCAAGAAATTGCTCAAAATAAAGCTGAAGCTTTACAAAGCGTTAAGGGTGAGGTAGCAGATTTGACAATCAGCTTGGCTGGTAAAATCATCTCACAAAACCTTGACGGTCATGCCCATAAAGAACTCATTGATCAGTATATCGATCAGCTAGGAGAAGCTTAA